TCAAGGGCACCAGCAGCTCCAGCGGCAGGATCCGGCAGAGCAGGACCACCACGCGGCGTTTCCAGGTGCGGCGCCAACGGGCCCGCCGCCGCCGGATGGGCAGCAGCAGCGTTGGATCCGGTAGAGGCGCAGCGACCACGCCCTGCACCCAGCTGGGGAAGAAGACCGCACAGGTCACGGCCACGAGGCTGCCCAGGGAATTGCCTACCAGCACCGCCGGGCCTTGGACGATCTGCTCGAGGAAGCCCTGGAGCTGCCGGGCCCAGAGCCGGTTGTCGAGCGGGCGATGGCGCCGGTGCGGCGGTTGGCTGGAGTCGCCAAAGCCGACGAGGTCCAGGGCGTACACGCACCAGCCGGCCTCAGCGAGCGCGGCGGCGTTGCGGCGCCAGTGACCGCTGGCCGCGCCGAAGCCATGGAGGAGCACCAGGGCCGGTGCCGTTCGCTCGCCGATGACACGCCAGTGGCAGGCATGGCCCTGCCAGTGCCAGGTCCCGTGCTCTCCCCAGTGCACCCCCGCAGAGGCAGGCTGGAGGTCGAATCGCGGTGGCGCAGTCACAGTGGCCGACACGGCTAGCCCAGCTCACTATTGCGAAGGAGCGGCGCAACTGCTGCTGGGACCTGGCTTTTTTCGGCCGCAATCCCGTCCCTCCCGGGATGCCGGGGTGCTGCTGACCCGTTGGCTGACGCGGGAGCGCCCTGGGCGGGTCCTCGATGTGATGGCGGGCTGCGGGATCCGGGCCCTGCGCTACGGCCTCGAGGGCCGGGCCCAGGAGGTGTGGGCGAACGATGCCGACGTCGATCGCTTGCCTCTGCTGCAGCAGAACCTGCAGCCCCTGCAGGAACGTCGCTTGGAGCTCAGTGCGCGAACGGCGCAGCACCTGCTGGCTGACTGCT
This DNA window, taken from Synechococcus sp. LTW-R, encodes the following:
- a CDS encoding alpha/beta fold hydrolase; the encoded protein is MSATVTAPPRFDLQPASAGVHWGEHGTWHWQGHACHWRVIGERTAPALVLLHGFGAASGHWRRNAAALAEAGWCVYALDLVGFGDSSQPPHRRHRPLDNRLWARQLQGFLEQIVQGPAVLVGNSLGSLVAVTCAVFFPSWVQGVVAAPLPDPTLLLPIRRRRARWRRTWKRRVVVLLCRILPLELLVPLIARTPLLDLGLRSAYQDQGAVDGELRRLIARPALRPQAAQALRAMSIGMALRPREATAARLLQRMQQPLLVLWGSQDRLVPPQISRQLHPHKGDLQLELLQELGHCPHDERPELFNSVVITWLARNLGSGQPHEQPWA